CCGTCGTAGGTCATGTTGTCCGCGTCAGCGGACTACGTGACATCGAGTTGCGTCACGTAGCTCGCTACGCGAGCAACGTGACCTACAACAGCAAATCAACAACCTACGATCTGGGTTCATGGAGAGCGTAGCGAAGCAATCCAGACGCACGCTTTCAAGAGCGCCGGGTCGTATTGCCACTGCGTTCGCCTTTGGAAGGCGCCGCGCTGCGGCGCCGCTTTTCGTTGACGGGAAATCAAGAGCGGCCGCGCAGGCGCGCGGCCCTCCTCAAAGCGACTGCAACCAGCAAAGTCGCTCATGGTCCGCGGCCCATGGCGCAGGCCAACTGGCATGCCGTGCGTTTCCAGACGCCCCGCCGGCGCCACTCACAGCGGCGCTTCTGCACCCGGACCACGCAGCAGCGCAAAGGCGGCGACCGCGGCCAGGATGACGGCGATCAACCACCACCAGCTGGAACTGGCGCGGGCGACAGTGGGTGCTGTGGTCGAACTGCTCGTCGCCGGCGGATCGAGCGCCTCGACCCAATCTTTCGCCTCCTTGAGACCGAGGCCCGTGTGCCCGCGCAGCAGTTTGATCGCCTCGATCTTTTCCCCGCGGGCCAGCGCCGCGCGCACGTCGTCCGGCAAGCCGCTGTCGGGGGAACCGGTCTGACGCGGGGCAAGCGCTAAGAGCCGGTGCTGATCGATGAGATCCTTGGCCTCCTTCAGACTGAACTGGCCATGCTCGCGCAACCGCTTGATGGCCTCGATGGTCTCGCCGCGCGCCAGGGCTTCACGCACATCCGCGGGCAGATTCTCGGGTGTGATCGACATGGCCAACCGTCCTTGTGCAATGCAGACGCGCAATCCTGCACCGCGCTCGCGATCCCGTGAAGTGCATCCGCCGGCAACTGCCCTTCAAAGCGGACGCAACTGCTGCTCCAGCGTTCGCGTGAACTCGGTCTGCTCTTCACCGGTGTGTCGCGTCGACTTGCGCTCGATCAGCATGATCAGGCACTCCTCGTGCGCTATCGGATTGTGGCGCACGCCCTTGGGCACCACGTACATCTGCCCCGGGCCGAGGTCGACGGTGTGTGCTTCCATCTCGATCCGGAACTGGCCCGCAAGCACGTAGAAGAGTTCATCTTCATCGGCGTGCGCGTGCCAACCCAGCGTACCTTGCACCTTCGCCACCTTGACGTAATTGTCGTCAAGTTCGGCCACCACCCGCGGCGACCACAGCTCGTCCAGTGCCGCCGCGATCAGCTTTGGAGCCAGCACCTGGCTGGGGTCACGGTTCATGAGCAGCTCTCCTCCACGCTGCGCCAGATCACTGGCTCCCAGAAGTCATTGGGCGCCCTGGCGCTGATCCTGTCCGGATACAGGCGGGCGCTGATCTGATGGTTGGTGTTGGCCTGCACTTCGATTTCGATGATCTTGTAGACCAGCGGCACCGCCTTGTTGCCGAGTTTGCGCAGCTTGGTATAGCCGCGCGGGGTATCGGCGACCCGCTCCTGGATGGCGATGGCGTGCTTGCCCACCGGCAGGCGGTAGCGGTTCTGTACGCGCCTGGGCAGATCCTCGCCATCGATACGGCGGATGTCGGCGGGGTAGAGATCCTCTGACTGCGGCGGCTTGGCCGGGGCGCTGACATAGCCACAGGCGTCCCCTGCGGCGAGAGCTGGCGTGCTCAGCAGCGTCAGCAGGCAGAGCAGCCCGGCGAGCGCGCGGAATCGTGGAAACAGAACCATGGAAATCCCTGTGGCAACGTTGACCGGCCCATCTTAGCCGGCATGGGTATGTATCACAGCACCGGCAAGCTGCAGGAGGTCCTGACTGTGGGAGCGGGCTCTGCCCGCGATCGATGTGGCTCGGACCCAACCATCGCGGGCAGAGCCCGCTCCCACAGTCAGAGCCCGAGCCCGGCTGCTACTGGTTGCCGGTGCCAGGCTCTCGTAGATACAGACAAGTCTGGATCTACAGATCCCTCAGGTCCGGGGTAGGAGCCGTCTAGCCCGCATTTCTCACACCTGCGCGAGCAGATGCCCCCAATCTTCTAGTGGCACAAGGCGATTCCGAGGCACGCACCAGTCACAGAGAGTTTGGCTGCATCTGCCCGCTTTGCGGCCCTCGCTGGTTCTTTGCGACTATCGCTGCGTTGCTCCTCCTCGCAATGGAATCACCATTCCTCGTCGTCGCGCCTTGCGCTAGTCGCAAAGCCCTGCGCGATCTTCCGCAACAGGTGTGAGAAATGCGGGCTAGCCTTTCCCGTGCCCCGTGCCCCGTGCCCCGTGCCCCGTGCCCCGCTTCAGGCCAGCGCCGGCTTCATCGGCGCCTCTGGTGCACGGGCGCAGCTGGCGTCCAGGGTCGGCGGCAGCAGCTTGTACATCACCGGGGTCACCAATCGGGCCAACAAGGTCGAGGAGATCAGGCCACCGATGATCACCCAGGCCATCGGCGAGTACATGCCGACCTGCTGTACGGCCAGCGGCAGCAGGCCGCCGATGGCGGTGGCACTGGTCAACAGAATCGGCAGGAAACGCACTTCGCCGGCACGCTCGACCGCTTCGTCGATGCTCAATCCGTCTTCGCGCAGCTGGTTGGTGAAATCGACCAGCAGGATGGAGTTCTTGATCTCGATGCCGACCAGGGCGATGAAGCCGATCATGGCGGTGAAGGACAGGCTGTAGCCGGTCAGGAACAGCGCCACCAGACCGCCCAGCACGCCGAGCGGTATGACCGTGGCCACGATCAGGGTTGAACGGAAGCTGCCGAACTCCAGCACCAGCACGGCGAGGATGCCGAACAGCGCCACCAGCATGGCAGCGCCGAGGCCGGCAAAGCTCTCGGCCCTGCTCTCGACTTCGCCGGCGGCTTCGAAGCGGTAGCCGCGCGGCCAGTTCATGGCTTCCAGTCGCTCGATGACCTCGGCCGTGACCTTGCCGGTGTTGTAGCCGGTTTCGGTGAAAGCGCTGATGATGACCGTGCGCTCGCGGTTGTAGCGCTGAATCTGCGGCGGCGAGCGCTCGAATTCCAGCCGGGCCAGTTGCGAGGCCGGCAGCAGCGCGCCGCTCAGGGAGGGCACGCGCACCTGGTCGAGCTGCTCCAGCGTCGGTCGACCGTCGATGGCGCTGCGCACAACGATGTCATAGCTCTCGCCGGACTCATCGCGATAGTCGCCGGCATCGACGCCGCTGACCGCGAGGCGCACGGCGCGATCGAATTCCACGCTCGGCACGCCCAGCAGCGCCGCCTTTTCCGAGTCCAGGTTGAGCTTGAGATCGGTGCGATCCAGCCGCAGTGGATTGTCGACGTCACGAGTGCCCGGTACGGACGAAATGATGCCTTCGACCTCGGCCGCCAATGCCTTGAGCGGGCCCAGTTCACTGCCGAGCACGCGGATGGCGATGGGCGCGTCGATCGGCGGCCCATTCTCGAACTCCTTGATGACGATGTGCGCATTGGCGTACTCGCGCAGCTCGCCGCGCAGACGGTCGATGAAGGCCGGGGTCAGGTCCGGATCGTATTTCTTCACCTGCACATAGACTTCAGCCAGGTTCGAGGACTGCTCGGCCGGGATGATGTTGTAGTAGATCTTGGGATTGCCCTTGCCGAGGTTGCTGAACCAGAACTCGATCTCGTCGTGGCTGGCAAGCCGCTCCTCGACAAAGCGCAGGGCGCGATCGGTCTCGCTGATGCTGGCGCCATGCGGGGCGGTGATGGTGATCAGGAACTGCGGCGTGTCGGCCTTGGGAAACAGGCTGAAGCCGACCACCGGCACCAGCGCCAGCGAGGCGACGAACAATCCCAGCGAGGCGAGAACCGTGGTTTTCGGGCGCGCCAGCGCCACGTGCAGCAGCGGCCGGTAGAAACGATGAATGCCGGACATGACCGCCTGCAGGATGCGGTTGCCTTCAGCCGGTTCGTGGCGCGGCAGGATGCGACTGGCGAGGAAGGGAATGATGGTGATGGCCACGATCAGCGAGGCGATCACGGTGAACACCACGGCCATCGGCAACACGCGGATGAACTGGCCGGCGGTGCCGGGCAGCGCCAGCAGTGGCAGGAAGGCAAACAGCAGGGTGCCGGTGCAACCGAGGATGGCCACGAAGATCTGCTGCGTGGCCTTCACCGCGGCTTCCTCGCGGCTGTGGCCCTCGCGCAGGAAGCGGGCGATGTTCTCGACCACCACGATGGAATCGTCCACCAGCAGACCGAGCGCGACCACGAAGCCGGCAATCGACAGCTGATTCAGCGAATAGCCGATTGCGTACAGCCCGGCCAGGCCCATGGCCAGCGACAGCGGGATCGAGATCATCACCAGGCTGGCGGCGCGCAGGCCCAGCGGCAGCAGGGTGATGGTCACCAGGCCAATGGCGATGGCGAAGTCGATGCCGAGACGATCAAGCCGATGGCCGACATTGGTGCTCTGCTTGAAGCCGCGTTCCAGAGTCACCCGCGCTGGCAGGCCTTCCTCGAAACGATCCAGCGCCGCATCGATGCGCGCTTGCATGTCGAAGATGTTGACCCCGTCCTTCTGATTGGCCGTGACGAATACCGCGCGCTTGCCGGAGTAGCGTCCGAGGTAGCGTTGCTCGGCGGTATCCCAGCTGACCTCGGCGACATCGCGCACGCGCACGGTGCGCGCGTCGCTGGCGCTGATCACGGTGGCGCGCACCTGATCGAGTGAGGTGTAGGCCCCGGACGTCTTCAGCGAGAAGCTGCGGGCGCCGACATCGATGCTGCCGGCCGGAATGTTCGCGTTGTCGCTCTGCACCGCCTGCACCACCTGACCCGGCGTCAGGCCCAGCTCCGCCAGCCGCTTCAGATCCACCGCCACGCGCAGCTCGCGATCGGGATAGGCCCAGGATTCGGCGGTGCGGATGCCCGGCAGGGTCTTCAGCGAGTCCTTCAGCGTGCGCGCCAGGTCTTCCAGTTCAGCATAGGGGGCATCCTCGCTGACCAGCGCCATCTGCACGATGTTGACCAGCCCGGGATTGACCTTGCGGATCTCCAGCTTGACGATCTCGGCCGGCAGATCCGGGCGCAGGGCATTGATCTCGCGCACGATTTCCTCGTACTTGCGCTCGACATCGACGCCGGCAATGAACTCGGGGACGATCACCGCCAGCCCGTCGGAACTGGTCGAATCGATGCGCTTGATGTCGTCGAGTTCGGCCAGGCGATCCTCGATCGGCTTGCTGATCAGCCGCTCCATCTCCACCGGATCGCCGCCGGGAAGCACCGCCGAGATCACGAAGGCCGGAATCGGAAAGTACGGATCCTCCGAGCGCGCAATGCTGTTGAAGGCGTACACGCCGAGCGCGATCAAGCCGAGAAAGGCGACCAGCGTGAACGGGTAACGCTTGATGGGGAATTCGAGGAAGGTCATGGCGGTGGGCTCGGAAAGTCGATGCGGTGTTCAAACTGGTGCGGCTGGCTGGCGGGCCCGGTGATGGCGGGGCCGGGTAAAACGTGAAACGTGAAACGTCAATCTGAGCGCAGGCGCAAGTCATGTTGGCCGCGCAGCGGGCCAGGTAACGGGGCAAGTCGGCGTTATTTTCGGGGCACGGGCAGAGCGGCGTTCTTGTTGTGGGTCCAGACTTGTCTGGACGCTGTTCGACTCAAGCCAAGAGCGTCCAGACAAGTCTGGACCCACAACAGCGCCAGCTCTTCCCCTGCCCCGTGCCCCTCTTCTCACCCCTCCGTCAAGCGCACGCGCCTGCCGTCGACCACGTAGGCCGCGCCATCGGTGACCACCTGGGCGCCG
The Rhodanobacteraceae bacterium genome window above contains:
- a CDS encoding ribosomal protein L7/L12, producing the protein MSITPENLPADVREALARGETIEAIKRLREHGQFSLKEAKDLIDQHRLLALAPRQTGSPDSGLPDDVRAALARGEKIEAIKLLRGHTGLGLKEAKDWVEALDPPATSSSTTAPTVARASSSWWWLIAVILAAVAAFALLRGPGAEAPL
- a CDS encoding cupin domain-containing protein; the encoded protein is MNRDPSQVLAPKLIAAALDELWSPRVVAELDDNYVKVAKVQGTLGWHAHADEDELFYVLAGQFRIEMEAHTVDLGPGQMYVVPKGVRHNPIAHEECLIMLIERKSTRHTGEEQTEFTRTLEQQLRPL
- a CDS encoding efflux RND transporter permease subunit, with product MTFLEFPIKRYPFTLVAFLGLIALGVYAFNSIARSEDPYFPIPAFVISAVLPGGDPVEMERLISKPIEDRLAELDDIKRIDSTSSDGLAVIVPEFIAGVDVERKYEEIVREINALRPDLPAEIVKLEIRKVNPGLVNIVQMALVSEDAPYAELEDLARTLKDSLKTLPGIRTAESWAYPDRELRVAVDLKRLAELGLTPGQVVQAVQSDNANIPAGSIDVGARSFSLKTSGAYTSLDQVRATVISASDARTVRVRDVAEVSWDTAEQRYLGRYSGKRAVFVTANQKDGVNIFDMQARIDAALDRFEEGLPARVTLERGFKQSTNVGHRLDRLGIDFAIAIGLVTITLLPLGLRAASLVMISIPLSLAMGLAGLYAIGYSLNQLSIAGFVVALGLLVDDSIVVVENIARFLREGHSREEAAVKATQQIFVAILGCTGTLLFAFLPLLALPGTAGQFIRVLPMAVVFTVIASLIVAITIIPFLASRILPRHEPAEGNRILQAVMSGIHRFYRPLLHVALARPKTTVLASLGLFVASLALVPVVGFSLFPKADTPQFLITITAPHGASISETDRALRFVEERLASHDEIEFWFSNLGKGNPKIYYNIIPAEQSSNLAEVYVQVKKYDPDLTPAFIDRLRGELREYANAHIVIKEFENGPPIDAPIAIRVLGSELGPLKALAAEVEGIISSVPGTRDVDNPLRLDRTDLKLNLDSEKAALLGVPSVEFDRAVRLAVSGVDAGDYRDESGESYDIVVRSAIDGRPTLEQLDQVRVPSLSGALLPASQLARLEFERSPPQIQRYNRERTVIISAFTETGYNTGKVTAEVIERLEAMNWPRGYRFEAAGEVESRAESFAGLGAAMLVALFGILAVLVLEFGSFRSTLIVATVIPLGVLGGLVALFLTGYSLSFTAMIGFIALVGIEIKNSILLVDFTNQLREDGLSIDEAVERAGEVRFLPILLTSATAIGGLLPLAVQQVGMYSPMAWVIIGGLISSTLLARLVTPVMYKLLPPTLDASCARAPEAPMKPALA